Genomic DNA from Prunus persica cultivar Lovell chromosome G1, Prunus_persica_NCBIv2, whole genome shotgun sequence:
tgaaatgaaaatctaATGCAGAATATGATTGTGGCTTGTTTGCATATAAAGTGGAGTTGGAATGTATTTTCATGCATTTGATTATTGAAATTACACAAATCTCAACCTTATACGTATTGAGGAATGCCCACATAGGTCCTATACACTATTGAATTGCAAGTTTTCGGTTTCTTAATTGTAGATGATATGCTTTATGCTTGTGTGCTCACGAAGAAGGGCCTCAGTTAGATCAGTCTGTCTTTGTTTAGGCATCATGAACTGGTAAATCTTCTGCAATCTGGACTAactaaaagtaaatgtgccgGGTCATTTTTAAGGATAATTGGCTCGAGAGTGCTGTTTGGCCTTTAGTTAGTAAGTGGTTCCCGCCCACTTGAACCCTAGTTCAAACCTCCTCGAGGACATTAGAATAGTTTATAACATCGTCATTatcaagaacaagaacaataaAGCTTGTGAGAGGAGTTTCGACTGGAACGGTCTGAGATATGGTTTGGCGGGAAGAGCGGATGGTATTATTTATGTCTAGTTTGATACTAATGCATGGAAAGAAAGGGAATGAATTGGGTGGAGAACCTCATCCATTTTACCTTAATTTTCATCCCGAACACTCAGATGTTACTAAGTGCAGACTGCAAAGTCAATAGATGATGAAAGTAAAGCAGTTAAAAAGAAATCTCACCTCCTTTGGTCAAGTAGTTTCAGCCAAGGTCGTTTGAAGAGTGCATTGAAAGAAGGCAATAAACTTACACAAAAAATCCGAAACCGCTTTGAAAAGAAACTTAGACTAGATTGACCTAAGTAAACATGGCCTATGaattgaaaaagaacaagatAACAAAGGATAAATTTCATTCTATTCCCTAAtgacattatttttaaattttcttttacacaAGAAATATTTAAGAGGGGAAAATTAAATCTAGAACCTTAGATGCATagataaatataaattgaatgtCCGAATTAGATTAACATTGAACTTTTTCACATGTGGTCTAAATTTTCGGTTTCAAGGCCTTATTTCCTTGTTTGAAAGCCCATCTCATATTACATGGTTTTACTTCCATAttgtaaaaattaatatggtTGCAAAGCCATGATTGACcatattgaaaaaattattgaaacttATTATAGGATGTGATTATTCATGCAATGCAGTCATTCTATCTACCTCGTACCATACATACTCTTATCATTAACTTTTAGTTTTGAACTGTCAATGCCATACTTAATCGTGTTATAGTTGTACTTGTAGCTAGCAAGAGAGAGACCAGAGAACATTtccccttttattttctttttggtattaTACATATCTTCTATACGAGTTAACGATGTTTGTGTACTATTAAAGATAGAGACGCGTatcaatattttaaataaggAACAAGGGATTTAGGGACATCAGATCTCAACCCAAAGCTCTAACAAAAATCTAGAGTCTCAAACTTTTAGGTTGTCtgtaaaaatatttgaatttcttcTCTCATGTATATAGCTTTCTTTGGATTGGACGTACAAATCAAAGCAAAAGCACCTCTTGCTTGGCTGTTGTTTGACTTAATAATTGAAACTGGGTCCAATAAATCTCATGATCAATCTCACAATGATACCGCAGCTCCATGCCTGCCTGCCTAGCCTACCAGGCaaacaagatgaaaaaggTAACCCCTAATGATTTAATTGCAAGATTCACGGCAGGttgtttcctttcttcttttattatgGCAAAGGCCTTTTCATTTAAGAGCAAGAGCCCTATCATATGCGTAATGCATGCCATGCTGCTAGGAAATGATGTTGGGAtgtgggtggtggtggtggggtggTGTGGTGGCCCTCcaaatgcatgcatgcatgcaagcGAAGACTTTTCGAACTCCGAAGTCCCCACCTCCACATGCGCAGCTCATCTCTCTCATCAGTCAATTCTCTTCTAACTTGAATTGAAGGTAATaataaaggaaaatgctagggagaccaattTTAGATACCAatttgtgtaccaactctctaatagaggtggagcccaccaatacaatgggtcctacactctattagagagttggtacacaagttggtatctaaagttggtctccctagcatgacccaATAATAAATGATGCAATTGCCTTGCCTGGCCGCGATTCAAACTCAAACTTTTGTACATTTTCAACTAGGCTACCACACGCCCACTCATGAAGTTATGAGTCGGACCACGGATGGTGATTTTGATTTCACAATTCACATGccataattttaaattcagaATTTGATATTCTAAAGTATCTATTGGTACAGTCGTAAATTAAGTTAGTTGACTAGAACAATGACTTATGAAAATTTTcctattaaaaacaaactacTTCGCATGTTATTATTGGGTATGATTACTGAACAAATCAAGAAGGGGTATGTTTCTGGTGAATTTGACAATTATAATTTATGACCTGGATCTTCATTATCTTGAGTCTcgcttatttttaattttttaaatatgtttaCTAGAACGAGTAATGCTATTGGGATACACTTGATCATATTAGCTAATCACTTTATGTGACAGTTGATGTGGTCATGCCACATCAATTGATGAATCTAACAAGTAAGAGCATCTCCATGGGTGTATGCAAATGAGTAGGCAACCTTTTTTGTGTAGATAAAAATGCGAATTTATTATATCAATAGGAATAAATAGTACAAAGGACACAAACTGTAAAGAGAGTCATCTTAATAACAATATGGTAGACATGTGGATAAAACTTCTCCCCAGTAACATGAGTTAGCTAAAAGTCATAACAATCTGGAGAGAATcactttcaaaaataaattttctataaCCCCTTTCAACTGCCATAATTTCCCTGAATCATGacatcaaaaacaaaataactatCTCTCTCTGCACGCGCGTGCGCAACGAGTAGGCAAACCTTTGTTGCTTGCCACATAAGCACTAACATTCAAGTATGTAACATTTACATTTTCCCTCCAATAAGCAATGATGCCTACTTCAAAATCAATAGGTATATTTGGTCCTATcaacattttattataaaatataattttcgtTTTCTCATctactatttataaaagataaaattaaataatataataataattgaaacaaatacatttttttatacgaaaataattatttacaGCAAAAAAAGCCTTTGAACACGAAGGCATAAGGTCAaaatagaatatatatatatatatatatatatatatatataaaagggaATGCTAGCAACTTTTTTTCTAACCTTCTCCTTTAGACCTTCTCCCTTTTTCTAATGACATGGGGCACTTCTCTCTCACTCAAAacaatgtttttaattttgaaaaaatattaaattgtaTTTCCATATATATCCTTGACAGAAaactaaaaagtcaaaaatccTTTGAGTTTTCATAGCCTGATCTCAATACACACcccaacctctctctctctctctctctctctcatttgtgctttctctctctaacctCTACAGACCCTTCGCTTCCCAAATCATGAAAGTTcaaacacctttttttttttaataaacgaaaccaaataaaaatagaaaatagtgCTTTGGTGGTGagatttgagaaaaaaattagaactCTAATTCTGAGATGTCGGAGATTTCAACGCTCTTAAGTGGCACAAGTCGGTATTGTGCCTGTGGGACAAAGATAATTCGTTGGACTTCGTGGACATATTTGAACCCATGAAGAACGTTCGATGCCTGTGATAAAAATTGAGTAAGTTATTATTGCAAAAGTTATTCTTTTCCATTTGTAATTGCTTGATGAGGTCTGAAATTGGTTAAGATTTGATTTGCAGAATAACATAAGAGGTATGCATTTTTTCGAGTGTGTGGATAATGAAACTTGTCTAAGAGGAAAACAAGTTGACCCTGGTTTTCTTAGAAGACTTAGAGCAATGAAGATAAAAGGTAGATCAGATGAGGAATAATTGAGATCTGTGGAAgcataaaagaaagaactgcaagagaaattgaaagaaatagTTCAGGAAAAAAGGTTTTGGAATGGGGTAATGGGCAAAGACAATTGATAATGTgggtttctttgatttttttcgtGGGGTTTGTTTATAACAACTGTGATGAGTGTgaagttttaattttcatgGGGTTTGTTTCTCTGAAAGTAATGGTGAAGAGTTCTTTTTCAATTGTAGAATGAATGTCCATTACATGTgttctcaaattttcttaaattagGGTTAATTTGAATATCTGGGAGAAGCACATAACTTAATATTCCACTGAGcataaacataaataatcAAAAGCCATTCCAGTCTTGACCACATAGACTATTTACAAAATGAACATCCATATAAGCATTCCAATTATAGAGTTTGAGCccttcaaactcaaaaccaGTTAGACAAAGTACACAAAATTCACCTGTCTAGAAAAGTATATAACCCAAAATAGACAACCAGTTACACAGTTTGAGCctttcaaactcaaaaccaGTTAGacaaaatacacaaaatcCTCATGCCCAGAAAAATACATAACCCAAAATGAGTTTAAGGATTATTACTATTCCACCATTTTGCGAGATTTTAGTGTTGTTTTAAGATGATTATGAACTCCTCTTAGTCCTTTTCGCTAAACCTCTTGCtaggttttctttctccttcagTCATGTTTTCTTTCCCAGTAACTTTGAGGAGTCTTTGTTCTTTGTATGTACTTGATGAGGAGGATTGCTTATCCTTCTCTTTATCAATACAAtgtttccttaaaaaaaaaaaaaattcattttgtgaAGACAACTCTTTTTTCATGTTGGTAATTGTTGAATGTTTTGGTTCAATGATTGAAGTGTGAATTTTTGGTTCAAAGGTTTAACAGTTTAGGAGTGTTATATTGTTTATGTGAGAATATATATTGTGGGCCCTGTTTATAGGTCGTGGGTCCGGTTTACAGTTGTGCCTCGAAATTCAATGGTCATATACTCATTCCTAACACCACTTGTATATTTAAAGTGCTTATTTAAAACCTTAGGTTGAAATCCGCAATTGAAATCCATAGCTTAAATTTGTTTCGCCAAACAAGTGGATTTCAAATGCATGGATttgaaatccaaatccaaatccaaatctaaATCCATGATCTCAAACGGAGCCTTGGATACTATGTTGCACTGATACTCCGCTAGACATGAGTATGCAAGTATCGGGCAAGTATCTGATACGATACGTGCCTAATACGCCCCCGATACATATCATGTACGCGAAATGAAGTATCGTGGACTTTTGAGCTAAGTTGACTTTCTGATACGTCTCCAATACACGAAGGACGCGTAAGATACAGTCTCCATACGGGGATTATTTTACAAATATTTGAAAACTTTTGTGGtcgtttttgaaaaaaaaaaagaaaaaaaagaaaaaagaaatgtagGGTGAAAAGGTGAATTGTGAAACCCGATATTGCAAAACACAAGTCGACATAGCTGGGTTTTAGTTTGTTTGAGCGGCTGCGTCACTCTCTGCTTTGCTCAGATCCATTCCAAcgaaagggaaagaaaaagaagaactgAAGGAGGAAGAAGGAGGAAGGAGGCGACTCGACCCAACCAGTGGCAACAACggattttctttggtttgtaTCTTGCTGCTGTAGAATtgcatcttctcttcttcttttctttgatttgttGATTCTTCTTTGGTTTGCATCTTGCTGTTGTAGAATTgcatcttctttccttttcttcttttctttcggTTCAGTTTACTATCTTTGCCTGTCACCTTTCGGTTcagttattaattaattgtatcCCCAACATTGATGTCTTGTTGCtgtgttaattaattaattgtatgattCTTGAGATGTATTAATTCATAGTTGTTTTCAAAATGATTTTTTGGGGGATGAGGGCAATAGTTCTGGTGGTGGGAATACTACTAATAACAATAATGCTACTTTTCCGTTGTGGAAATAGTTCACCAAAAGTGTGAGAGATGGAAAAGCCGGTGGCAATACTGCATTTCAATGCAATTATTGTCGAAGGACTTTCAAAGGATCATACTCTAGAGTTAAGGCTCATTTGTTGAAAATTAAAGGGTATGGAATTGCTTGTTGCTCTAAAGTTACAAATGCTCTTTTAAGGGAAATGGAGAGAGTAGTAGAAGAAGCGGAGTTGagaatttatattattttaattgccGTATCGGCCCATACCCGTATCCTAGTGTTTGGAGATTTGCCGTATGGGCATACCCGTACCGGTACCGGTGCAACATAGCTTAGATGTTTTTATGCATCAGAAAATCGAGtgcatgtgtgtgtatttttttttcatctttcttgtttccttattttaataaattggtAGGTGTAGTAAGTTAAATTAAATACCTAAATCTCCGAGGAGActtcaatttttaatgaattttctcTGACAACATTTTCTGCACAGTTGGGCAGAGCATAAAAGAAGCTTGTCGATTTGGTTGAAAGTAAAAGCTACTGATCAGGAATGGCTGCGGGTTTAGCTTCAAAGTGTTCACGCGGTATGTGATTTTGCATAGGGGTTTTCAAGTAATCTATTTGTACTATTTGTGTCGCTTGCTCTATTAGTAGATTCTATTTTCATTGAATTAGTGTTAAGAAAAGCTGTAGaaactttcacttttcctGGATCAGTAGTTTGTCTGGTGTTGACTGCTTGCTCCCTGCTGGATAACTAATGTAAAATAGTTGAGTAGATCTAAAAAGATGCCACAAATTTGTTCTTTCATCATTTTTCTGGTTCTCTTgagtttcatattttaattgtgCCAGTTTCCTGGATTAAATATAAGCTCTTTTAGTATCTGTTATGCAATTATTCTCTTACCCATTTACTTACTGCAATCTTTTCAATCTTCTGGAAACAAACCTAGTGGGTCGCTCATTGTTGGGGGGGCTTGGCAACAATTCGTCTGGCTTATTGAGCACATCACATGAGATGACATGCAGCACTTTCTTGTCTCAGGTCAGTGTGTGTTGAAGTTAATACTTAATGGTAgtgttttatgttttgaatatatttttggatTATTAGCAGCCATGATGGTTGTTGGCTAAAGCAAAGCTGTAGCCTCTCCTTTGATTTGTAAGTACCTTGTGTGACACACTAGAGCAAGGAAAAAGTTATCCTACCACTCTATTGAAGTGGTTGGTGAGAGAGACGTGCGGTAGTGTGTAGTGTTAGAGAACAGGAGTCTATAAAACTCTTAAGTGCAAAATGTGTAAAATGAGAAGTTTGGAGAGAGTAAAAGATTCCTCATATTGAAGAGAAATAGAACTCAAAGATTATTTGCTTTGTGCCTTTTCATTTGAGTGCTAGGCTTAATCCAAATTCCAACAGTGTGTTCATCTAATATTTCTTGGAAGATTACAACTGTGATTAGGAAATATATTCATTGAATTTTTAGTAGGATGGTTTGGATTGAAGTGAAGGTCTAATCTTATGATTAGAATAAAAAACCCTGTTCGGTTTTCATACAAAATGTTTTTGCTGGATGTTTAAAATCTTGAATATTTTTGGTTCTAGAGAATTGAGAGTTTCTTGTAGCCTTGCAGTGATACCCTTTATAGCATTGTTTAGAAGAGTCGACAAAAAAGCTTGTTTTGACAGGCTTAAATGGAGAATCTTGGTGCTATTTCTGAGTGCAATGGATGAGCTGTGGCACTGTTAATTAATTCCAAGTTGTTCTTTCTATTTCTCttgtttatcttctttttggcTAAATACCTCAAATAGTAAACTGTTTATTACTTTGTATTGACATGAGCttgatttgttgtttttgtccactttTACAGCAGCAAAGGACCTTCATACAGATGAGGACTATTCTCAAAGTGGTGGACAACTCAGGGGCGAAAAAGGTGATGTGCATACAAGCTTTGAAGGCAAACAAGAAAGGGGCAAGATTGGGAGACACAATTGTTGCATCAGTAAAGGAGGCACATCCCAATGGGAAAGTGAAGAAAGGACAGGTTGTGTATGGCGTGGTTGTTCGTGCTGCCATGCAACGAGGTCGTTGTGATGGGAGTGAGGTCAAGTTTGATGACAATGCTGTGGTGCTTGTTGACAAGCAAGGGCGGCAGCCGATTGGGACTAGAGTATTTGGACCCGTCCCGCATgagttgaggaagaagaagcatgTCAAGATTCTTAGTTTGGCGGAGCAGATTGCCTGAAGTGTCAAGCACACGACAAAATACAGATGCACAATAAGAACAGAACGCTTATGTGAAGTGATGAGGTGTTAAAATTTTAGAATATTCAAGTGATCGGAATAAAGTTTGGTACTACGATTagatttcaatatttttgaaTATTGGGCATATTGGCCAAAGATTGAGTAATTACATCTTCCATGCCCTATttcaaaaatagaagaaaaatgatctGTTTATTGTATCGTTTTCATTCCGAGTGAGATTGAACCAAGCGCATAAAGGTGGTTTTTTATACCATTCTTTTGCTCAATTTTGTAAGTTGGGTCTCTTCCTTGCAAGAATGTAGATGACTTGTTAAAAATCAAAGCTTTTGAAAAAGCACTTATAATTTTTCTGCTAAATTCTGTTATAAGCATTTTTGGTTGTCATAAAATGTTTTTAGCCCTCCCAAAGCAACTTCTAAACAGGCCACTGGTTGATCTTGACAGCTGAAGTAACTTTAGGGGAGAAATAAAGGGTCGACTTACGAACATTTATTTTCTCCCCTGAAGCCCTGCCGAAATACTCTAAAGTTTTTATGATATTCCTAGCATCAGTAGTTGAGGCTTTAGCAAAAATGAGACGATCATCAGCAAAAACTAGATTCGAAactctataataaaaaaaactagttaCATTGTCTAATTTATTAGAGTGATCGGCTCTTTTTCATGGGACAAATGCGTAAGCAACATACCATTTGAGTTGTTAGAGTCCATATTTGCCGACTACATTTGCAATTGCGTACTCCCTTGTGGTGAGCCACACAAGTGACTCTTCCAGAACAATCCAAGAGCTCACTTACCCACCCAGCTACAGCCGAGACAACTAAATGCAATTTGCTGCTGCTTTCACACATGAGCCTTGTCCACGTGGAATGAGTGTTCACAccaaaagtgaaaagaaaaaaatagaaaaagagaaaagaaacgCGGAATGAGTGAAGCAAATCCTAAACGTAACAATTTTGTCATCCCAAATGtgcaatatttatatttttgaaattaaagaaaatattttatacttttgtgtctttttttttgtgcttttttttatttatgaaaaatcgTTCTAGTATTGGAGGAATAAGTTGAAAAGAAACGACCTTTACATGATTGAATCAAATGACGATTCGTTTACAATAATCCAATCAATTGCAtactttttttcctctttttgtaGAACAAagcacttttttattttattttaaaggtgAATACATTAAGGttaatttacttaaatgtATCATTAGATCCCTGTGTTTAATTATAAATGCGGTTGGTAAAAGTTTAGATGTAGGGCACTCATTCTGGACCTGATAATTAtcaatatttgaaaatttatatttctcttctttctttttttttccttccagaAGATTTACTTCGGATTTGAACTCCCTTTGTAGCCCAACAAAGCCatggaaaagagaaagagcgTGTGGAGTGGCATGAAACAAAGAGATATAGCACGCGATGCGAGACACGTACACAACCCCACTTCATTGCACCGACTAACCCATTCTGCCCCAACtgccatctattttttaagtgatagtctaaattagtctaaattaatctaatttattagagtaagaattcaaatttgagtgCATAAGGGTAGGTAGGATCACTGCCTTAACTAACCAGCCTAACTCACGTATACTATTTTTGTCTTCTTCATAC
This window encodes:
- the LOC18790030 gene encoding 50S ribosomal protein HLP, mitochondrial isoform X2, which translates into the protein MAAGLASKCSRVGRSLLGGLGNNSSGLLSTSHEMTCSTFLSQQRTFIQMRTILKVVDNSGAKKVMCIQALKANKKGARLGDTIVASVKEAHPNGKVKKGQVVYGVVVRAAMQRGRCDGSEVKFDDNAVVLVDKQGRQPIGTRVFGPVPHELRKKKHVKILSLAEQIA
- the LOC18790030 gene encoding 50S ribosomal protein HLP, mitochondrial isoform X1 translates to MAAGLASKCSRVGRSLLGGLGNNSSGLLSTSHEMTCSTFLSQQQRTFIQMRTILKVVDNSGAKKVMCIQALKANKKGARLGDTIVASVKEAHPNGKVKKGQVVYGVVVRAAMQRGRCDGSEVKFDDNAVVLVDKQGRQPIGTRVFGPVPHELRKKKHVKILSLAEQIA